In a single window of the Solea senegalensis isolate Sse05_10M linkage group LG1, IFAPA_SoseM_1, whole genome shotgun sequence genome:
- the psmb5 gene encoding proteasome subunit beta type-5, producing MLFQESINIPSIGDGSCLLITTVSKMALASVLRSDCADFSFDNRQTFASDCGPAQSGLGFESTPGDSLSFTVRNPLCARDDDDVERKIEFLHGTTTLAFKFQHGVIVAVDSRATAGSYIASQTVKKVIEINPYLLGTMAGGAADCSFWERLLARQCRIYELRNKERISVAAASKLLANMVYQYKGMGLSMGTMVCGWDKRGPGLYYVDSEGNRVCGDLFAVGSGSMYAYGVMDSGLRQDLTVDEACELGRRAIYQATYRDAYSGGQVNLYHVHSEGWTRVSQEDVLMLHHKYKDQAQ from the exons ATGCTTTTCCAAGAATCGATAAATATTCCTTCCATTGGCGACGGAAGCTGCTTGCTCATCACCACAGTTTCAAAGATGGCTCTTGCTAGTGTGTTGAGAAGTGATTGTGCGGATTTTTCCTTTGACAATCGTCAGACTTTTGCGTCTGATTGTGGCCCCGCGCAGAGCGGCCTGGGATTTGAGTCTACTCCAGGTGATAGTCTCAGTTTTACCGTCAGGAACCCGCTGTGTGCCAGGGACGATGACGACGTCGAGAGGAAAATCGAGTTTCTCCATGGAACAACCACCTTAGCATTTAAA TTCCAGCATGGTGTTATTGTTGCCGTGGACTCTCGGGCCACAGCGGGCTCTTACATCGCATCACAGACTGTGAAGAAGGTGATTGAGATCAATCCCTACCTGCTGGGCACTATggctggaggagctgcagacTGTAGCTTCTGGGAACGTCTGTTGGCCCGACAGTGTCGCATCTATGAGCTTCGCAACAAGGAGCGCATCTCAGTGGCAGCCGCCTCCAAACTGCTTGCTAACATGGTGTACCAGTACAAGGGCATGGGACTCAGCATGGGAACCATGGTGTGCGGCTGGGATAAGAGAGGTCCAG GGCTGTACTACGTTGACTCAGAGGGCAACCGGGTGTGTGGTGACCTCTTTGCTGTGGGCTCAGGCTCCATGTACGCATACGGTGTCATGGACAGTGGCTTGCGACAAGACCTGACTGTGGACGAGGCCTGCGAACTAGGTCGCCGCGCCATCTACCAGGCCACGTACCGTGACGCCTACAGCGGAGGGCAGGTCAACCTTTACCATGTCCATAGTGAGGGTTGGACCAGGGTCTCTCAGGAGGATGTGCTCATGCTGCACCACAAGTACAAGGACCAGGCCCAGTGA
- the psmb11a gene encoding proteasome subunit beta type-11a, producing MTDYKKCGLTGGGPLHFFIPTTHSVTVCRPFPLSHGTTTLGFIFQGGVIAAADTRASAGGLVACPHVHKITPIHSHLVVTSSGSGADCMLWERILTREIRLYQLRNKRRLSIRGTAKLLSFMLHPFKGTDVCVALTLCGWDKEAGNTDYSTTPQDSSFLTGHSSSAAVCSQHDTTIGCSASPNTGPHLIYVCSDGARLEGDVISVGSGSPYAYGILDGGLNWNLSREEAISLAREAVFRATHRDAYSGNNVDLFHITAQGWKQREREDLRDEYYRDMERRAKAVERKRDTQLTVCGQKLG from the coding sequence ATGACTGACTACAAGAAATGTGGATTGACTGGTGGGGGCCCACTCCACTTTTTCATCCCAACCACCCATTCAGTGACAGTCTGCAGGCCTTTCCCGCTGTCTCACGGAACAACAACCCTTGGTTTTATTTTCCAGGGTGGGGTCATTGCTGCTGCGGACACGCGTGCCAGTGCCGGGGGGCTTGTTGCATGCCCGCATGTCCATAAGATTACccccattcactctcacttgGTGGTCACCTCCTCGGGCAGTGGTGCGGACTGCATGCTGTGGGAGCGGATTTTAACCAGAGAGATCAGACTGTACCAACTGCGGAACAAAAGGCGCCTGTCAATTCGTGGAACTGCGAAACTCTTATCATTTATGCTGCACCCGTTTAAAgggactgatgtgtgtgtggctctcacACTCTGTGGCTGGGACAAAGAAGCAGGTAACACTGACTATTCAACGACACCACAAGATTCCTCCTTTCTAACTGGTCATAGCTCCTCAGCAGCTGTTTGTAGCCAACACGATACTACAATAGGATGTTCCGCATCTCCTAACACTGGCCCTCATCTAATATATGTGTGCAGTGACGGAGCACGACTGGAAGGGGATGTCATTTCTGTTGGTTCAGGTTCACCATATGCATATGGTATCCTGGATGGAGGACTGAACTGGAACCTGAGCAGAGAAGAGGCCATCTCCCTGGCAAGAGAAGCAGTGTTCAGAGCCACTCACAGGGATGCATACTCTGGAAACAATGTGGACCTCTTCCACATCACAGCCCAGGGATGGaagcaaagagagagggaggacttGAGAGATGAATATTATAGAGATATGGAGAGAAGAGCAaaggcagtggagagaaaaagagatacACAACTGACAGTATGTGGGCAGAAATTGGGTTAG
- the prmt5 gene encoding protein arginine N-methyltransferase 5, with product MASASTRSRLSCGRDLNCVPEVADTLAVVAKLGFDFLCMPLFHPRFRREFELEPAKTRSGAHTRSDLLLCGRDWNTLIVGKLSPWIEADSEIATERRNAEAALAQELNFTAYLGLPVLMIPLRGPNNANLARLLLNHIQTGHHSSNFWIHVPLMAPEDVREDLIENEPTTCVDDSSVDEKTWSWWHSLRTLCDYNKRICLAIEIGADIPSDAVIDKWLGEPIKAAILPTSIFLTNKKGFPVLSKAHQRIIFRLFKLEAQFIFTGNSRHSDKDFRSYLQYLEYLNQNRPSPNSYELFAKGYEDYLQSPLQPLMDNLESQTYEVFEKDPIKYSQYQQAVYKCLLDRVPEEQKDTNVQVLMVLGAGRGPLVNASLRAAGQAGRKLRIYAVEKNPNAVITLENWRFEEWGEQVTVVSCDMREWAAPEKADIIVSELLGSFGDNELSPECLDGAQHFLKDDGVSIPCSYTSFLAPLSSSKLYNEVRSCRERDKDPECHFETPYVVRLHNFHQLAEPKPCFTFTHPTNDMNNNRYQCLRFSVGCNSVLHGFAGYFETTLYKDVTLSIKPDTHSPGMFSWFPILFPLKQPISISRDDDITVRFWRCNNGKKVWYEWAVTEPSCSAIHNPAGRSYTIGL from the exons ATGGCGTCTGCCAGCACGAGGAGCAGGTTGTCCTGCGGGagagatttgaattgtgtgcCGGAGGTGGCCGACACTTTAGCTGTGGTCGCCAAACTTGG GTTCGACTTCCTGTGCATGCCTCTGTTCCACCCAAGATTCAGGAGAGAATTTGAGTTGGAACCTGCAAAAACTCGATCTGGTGCCCACACCCGGtctgatctgctgctgtgtggaaGAG atTGGAATACTCTTATTGTTGGGAAGCTGTCTCCATGGATCGAAGCAGATTCTGAAATAGCAACGGAACGCAGAAACGCAGAGGCA GCTCTGGCACAGGAGCTTAACTTCACAGCCTACCTGGGTCTCcctgttttaatgattcctcTGAGGGGCCCCAATAATGCCAATCTAGCTCGCCTGCTGCTTAACCACATCCAAACAGGACACCACTCCTCAAAT TTTTGGATACATGTTCCACTAATGGCACCAGAGGATGTGAGGGAAGATCTGATTGAGAATGAACCGACCACTTGCGTCGATGACTCTAGTGTTGATGAAAAGACGTGGAGCTG GTGGCACTCGTTAAGAACCCTTTGTGATTACAACAAGAGGATCTGTCTGG CTATTGAAATTGGAGCAGACATACCGTCAGATGCTGTTATAGATAAGTGGCTTGGGGAACCAATCAAAGCAGCCATACTTCCCACAAGCATCTTCCTGACTAACAAGAAGGGCTTCCCTGTTCTTTCAAAAGCCCACCAGCGAATCATCTTCCGTCTTTTCAAG TTAGAGGCTCAGTTCATCTTCACGGGCAACAGTCGTCACTCTGACAAGGACTTCAGATCCTACTTGCAGTATCTGGAATACCTCAATCAGAACCGGCCCTCACCCAATTCGTATGAGCTCTTTGCCAAGGGCTACGAAGACTACCTGCAGTCTCCCCTCCAG cCTCTCATGGACAACCTGGAGTCACAGACATATGAAGTGTTTGAGAAGGATCCTATCAAATATTCACAGTACCAACAA GCTGTCTATAAATGTCTACTTGACAGAGTTCCAGAGGAgcagaaagacacaaatgtcCA GGTGCTGATGGTGTTGGGAGCAGGTCGAGGTCCTCTGGTCAATGCATCACTGCGTGCTGCCGGACAGGCCGGCAGGAAGCTGCGTATATACGCTGTGGAGAAAAATCCTAATGCTGTGATCAC GCTGGAGAATTGGCGCTTTGAAGAGTGGGGAGAACAGGTGACCGTGGTGTCGTGTGACATGCGGGAGTGGGCAGCACCAGAGAAAGCTGACATCATTGTCAGCGAGTTGCTGGGATCATTTGGTGACAATGAACTCTCTCCCGAGTGCTTAGATGGAGCTCAGCACTTTCTCAAAG ATGACGGAGTCAGCATTCCCTGTTCCTACACGTCCTTCCTggctcctctgtcctcatccaAGCTTTACAACGAAGTCCGCAGCTGTCGGGAGCGTGACAAGGACCCGGAGTGTCACTTTGAGACGCCCTACGTAGTCCGTCTCCACAACTTCCACCAGTTGGCTGAACCCAAACCGTGCTTCACGTTCACACACCCCACAAATG ATATGAACAATAATCGCTATCAGTGCCTCCGATTCTCAGTAGGGTGTAACTCTGTACTCCATGGCTTTGCCGGCTACTTTGAAACCACACTGTACAAAGACGTCACACTCA gtatAAAACCAGATACACATTCACCCGGAATGTTCTCCTGGTTCCCCATCCTCTTCCCCCTCAAA CAACCCATCTCCATATCCCGGGATGATGATATCACGGTGAGGTTCTGGCGCTGCAACAATGGGAAGAAGGTTTGGTATGAATGGGCAGTGACTGAGCCTTCCTGTTCTGCCATCCATAACCCAGCAGGACGCTCCTACACAATTGGCCTGTGA